Proteins found in one Mucilaginibacter gracilis genomic segment:
- a CDS encoding RNA polymerase sigma-70 factor, with the protein MNSPTDNLDEDLISMLKNGSRDAFTELYNRYKGILILHAYKKLGNFEEAKEIVQEVFSMMWLNHASLPEVKNTGAYLYTLVRNKVLNFIEHRGVEARYAASFKDFISDQHYVTDLQMREKEMQAMIDREIEALPPKMREVFLLSRKEHLSHKQIAEKLEISEFTVKNHIKAALKILRMKLGLLVLIMTHYL; encoded by the coding sequence ATGAATTCCCCGACTGATAATTTAGACGAAGATTTAATATCAATGCTGAAAAACGGCAGCCGGGATGCTTTTACCGAACTTTATAACAGATACAAAGGAATTTTAATACTCCACGCTTACAAAAAGCTGGGCAATTTTGAAGAAGCGAAAGAAATTGTGCAGGAAGTGTTCTCGATGATGTGGCTTAACCATGCCAGTCTTCCTGAGGTTAAAAATACCGGCGCGTATTTATACACTCTTGTTCGTAACAAAGTACTTAATTTTATAGAGCACCGCGGTGTAGAAGCGCGTTATGCCGCCTCTTTCAAAGATTTTATCAGCGATCAGCATTATGTAACCGATCTGCAAATGCGCGAGAAGGAAATGCAGGCGATGATAGACCGCGAAATTGAAGCCCTCCCCCCCAAAATGCGTGAAGTTTTTCTGCTAAGCCGCAAGGAGCACCTCAGCCATAAACAAATTGCTGAAAAGCTTGAAATATCAGAGTTTACGGTAAAAAATCATATTAAAGCTGCCTTAAAAATACTCCGCATGAAGTTAGGTTTACTGGTGCTCATTATGACACATTACCTGTAG
- a CDS encoding RagB/SusD family nutrient uptake outer membrane protein: MKIKNTHIKAVAMVLTSSLLLTGCQKYLNNSELPAGTIAGTDAYVSDNSVASIVTGSLNALNSSGPSNFAQFTGFYTDELAVMPNSTSNTPVQQAYANSILAANINYWSPTYSKIYALNLAIEGINTTPSKLYFKNQWLGECYFLRAFDYYYLTSLYGDAALALTSDFNVTSKLSRAPQSQVYGQIISDLLKAKSLLPTDFMNGYGTATSDRARPNRYAAEAMLAKMYLTTRDWTNAAAMADSVISNTTLFKMVAPASVFLTNSAETIWAMATTNDVPTNEYTIYNNAMPAITATDPVKLNVFGQLTNSLRLSFEANDARYTNWVRSTTYTGITPNATYYFPNKYKSNVIGNERSVILRLAEMYLIRAEARAQLKNITGAQADINVVRTRAGLPNTTAGMQTDLLTAVAQERRVELFTEMGNRFFDLRRTGTLDATMLALKGSGVWASYKQFWPIPLTEMSYNPNMVQTPGY; the protein is encoded by the coding sequence ATGAAGATCAAAAATACACATATCAAGGCTGTGGCAATGGTGCTGACATCTTCGCTGCTGCTCACAGGCTGTCAAAAATATTTAAATAACAGCGAGTTGCCGGCAGGTACCATTGCCGGTACCGACGCCTATGTTTCGGATAACTCGGTGGCGTCTATAGTAACAGGCTCCTTAAACGCTCTGAACAGCAGCGGCCCGTCAAACTTTGCACAGTTTACCGGCTTTTATACTGATGAGCTGGCCGTAATGCCAAACTCAACATCCAATACCCCTGTTCAGCAAGCTTATGCCAACAGCATTTTAGCAGCGAATATTAATTATTGGTCGCCCACCTACTCAAAAATATACGCTTTGAATTTGGCTATAGAGGGTATAAACACTACACCTTCCAAACTCTATTTTAAAAACCAATGGCTGGGCGAATGCTATTTTTTACGTGCCTTTGATTATTATTATTTGACCAGCCTTTACGGCGATGCAGCCCTGGCTTTAACCTCCGATTTTAATGTAACCTCCAAACTATCGCGGGCACCGCAAAGCCAGGTTTACGGACAGATTATTTCAGATTTGCTTAAAGCCAAGTCATTATTGCCAACCGACTTTATGAACGGCTACGGCACTGCCACATCAGACCGGGCGCGGCCTAACCGTTATGCAGCAGAAGCCATGCTGGCCAAAATGTACCTGACCACCCGCGACTGGACGAACGCTGCGGCAATGGCCGATTCCGTGATCAGCAATACCACGTTGTTTAAAATGGTAGCTCCAGCAAGCGTATTTTTAACCAACAGTGCAGAAACTATATGGGCTATGGCCACCACCAACGACGTTCCGACCAACGAATATACCATATACAACAATGCCATGCCGGCGATAACGGCTACCGATCCCGTTAAGCTGAACGTATTCGGGCAGCTAACCAATTCATTGCGGCTGAGTTTTGAGGCTAATGATGCGCGCTATACCAATTGGGTAAGATCAACAACCTATACCGGCATCACACCTAACGCTACCTACTACTTCCCGAATAAGTACAAATCGAATGTGATAGGTAACGAACGCTCCGTGATATTAAGGCTGGCCGAGATGTACCTGATCCGTGCAGAGGCACGCGCTCAGCTGAAAAACATAACCGGAGCCCAGGCGGATATCAATGTAGTAAGAACCCGGGCCGGGCTGCCTAACACTACCGCAGGTATGCAAACGGATTTACTTACTGCCGTTGCGCAAGAGCGCCGCGTGGAGTTATTTACCGAAATGGGCAACCGCTTTTTTGACCTGCGCCGCACCGGCACGCTTGATGCCACTATGCTGGCGCTGAAGGGTAGCGGCGTGTGGGCAAGCTACAAGCAATTCTGGCCAATCCCTTTAACCGAAATGAGCTATAACCCTAACATGGTACAAACTCCGGGTTACTGA
- a CDS encoding TlpA disulfide reductase family protein: protein MKKYIVTGLVMMLCICSLAQTRPCQINIKLNGLKVPAKAYLITQYGWTDSRVIDSAVFKNGDVKFKSQTAEPFKAQLLVGNSPKWSKTNDALLLYVDQGNIAVNGTDSVKNAVISGSEINKQYLRYRATVLAPVEKTSKEVNAAFTAAGAEKKKGSQFMAEMTAKLKQAVKVSDSLKYIYIRQNPSSFLSLEALSELAGKNPNITLIEPLFKKLDVSLRNMPKGKKLAEILYDNGSTGIGALAPVFTEPDVNGNNVSLTDFRGKYVLLDFWASWCGPCRAENPNVLKVYNKYKDKNFTVLGISLDQPGKKNAWLAAIKQDGLPWTQVSDLNYWNNAAARLYGVQAIPQNFLIDPSGKIIAKNLRGDALEITLAKFIR from the coding sequence ATGAAAAAATATATTGTTACCGGCCTGGTTATGATGTTATGCATCTGCAGCCTTGCACAAACCCGGCCCTGCCAAATAAACATCAAGTTGAATGGCTTAAAAGTGCCGGCCAAAGCTTACCTGATTACACAATATGGCTGGACCGACAGCCGGGTGATTGATTCGGCTGTATTTAAAAACGGCGACGTTAAATTTAAAAGCCAAACTGCCGAGCCGTTTAAGGCTCAGCTGCTTGTTGGTAATAGCCCTAAATGGAGTAAAACCAATGATGCCTTACTGCTATACGTTGATCAGGGTAATATTGCGGTGAATGGTACCGATTCTGTAAAAAATGCAGTTATCAGCGGTTCAGAAATAAACAAACAATACCTGCGCTACCGGGCAACCGTATTAGCCCCTGTAGAAAAAACATCAAAGGAAGTAAACGCAGCCTTTACAGCAGCAGGAGCGGAAAAGAAAAAGGGCAGTCAATTTATGGCTGAGATGACGGCTAAATTAAAGCAGGCCGTTAAGGTGTCCGACTCGCTTAAATACATTTATATCCGGCAAAACCCATCGTCATTTTTAAGTTTGGAAGCGTTAAGTGAACTTGCCGGTAAAAACCCGAACATTACGCTGATTGAGCCTTTATTTAAAAAACTGGATGTAAGCTTACGCAATATGCCGAAAGGAAAAAAACTCGCGGAGATATTGTACGACAACGGCTCTACAGGTATAGGCGCCCTTGCCCCGGTATTTACCGAGCCTGATGTAAATGGTAACAACGTAAGCCTGACCGATTTTAGAGGTAAATATGTATTACTTGATTTTTGGGCATCCTGGTGCGGCCCCTGCCGTGCGGAAAACCCTAACGTACTAAAGGTCTATAACAAATATAAGGATAAAAATTTCACCGTATTGGGCATATCACTTGACCAGCCGGGGAAAAAAAATGCCTGGCTTGCCGCGATAAAACAAGACGGATTGCCATGGACGCAGGTGTCTGACCTTAACTATTGGAACAACGCCGCTGCCAGGCTTTACGGCGTTCAGGCCATCCCTCAAAATTTTCTGATTGATCCATCCGGAAAAATAATCGCCAAAAACCTGCGCGGCGATGCACTGGAAATTACGCTGGCTAAATTTATCCGCTAA
- a CDS encoding transposase: MSLPSWIQKFKEPKTEIRLIKGTFYKYAVEYRYNSEKKRTDKITLELLGKITEKEGFVPSDKKLIKDKGNSLPVVDIKTYGLYNLFTSLLAEDLPSLLTLFPEPVSQTLLTVAMMRFAYQHPIKRMPFQHAHDYCSLNWVTKGLDDKAITAALKYVGENRELLLGWMKGRLGVREAMQDKFVMIDSTHIPSLSEHLSVNAMGYNPQHSYDPQIRLMYIFSAQMQQPVYYRLINGNITDVTSMKICVDELNIKDVVFIADKGFYSKKNVADLKTASIHFIIPLYRNNNLIDYEPLQQANFKKGIKNYFTYQKRVVWYYEYEKEGLMLTTYLDERLRVEEEADFLTRTQTHPDKYKEVDFFERVDRFGTLTLTNHLPEAVSAQMLYETYKQRNEIEVMFDAYKHFLLADKTYMQNRYVLEGWLMANFIAMIAYYRLYTRLKTANKLSKYAPKDIVEISKSIYQTKIRNTWVRSEITKKTKDLFKSIDIDYLN; this comes from the coding sequence ATGTCGTTACCTTCCTGGATTCAAAAATTTAAAGAGCCAAAAACAGAGATCAGGCTTATCAAGGGTACATTTTACAAGTACGCTGTTGAGTATCGTTATAATTCTGAAAAAAAGCGGACGGATAAAATAACCCTGGAACTTCTTGGTAAAATCACCGAGAAGGAGGGCTTTGTCCCGTCGGATAAAAAACTAATAAAAGATAAAGGCAACAGCCTGCCGGTAGTAGATATCAAAACATACGGATTGTATAATCTCTTTACGTCTTTGCTTGCTGAGGATCTTCCCAGTTTACTTACACTCTTCCCAGAGCCTGTTAGTCAAACATTATTGACAGTAGCAATGATGCGTTTTGCTTATCAGCACCCAATAAAGCGTATGCCGTTTCAACATGCACATGACTACTGTTCTCTGAACTGGGTCACAAAAGGTCTTGATGACAAAGCAATTACAGCTGCATTGAAATATGTAGGAGAAAACAGAGAACTATTGCTGGGCTGGATGAAAGGCAGATTAGGGGTAAGGGAAGCTATGCAGGATAAATTTGTAATGATTGATTCTACGCACATACCATCCCTTTCAGAACATCTTTCAGTCAACGCAATGGGTTATAATCCACAGCATAGCTATGATCCACAAATACGCCTGATGTACATTTTTTCTGCACAAATGCAACAACCGGTGTATTATAGACTTATCAATGGGAATATTACTGACGTTACATCGATGAAGATATGTGTAGACGAACTAAATATCAAAGATGTGGTTTTCATTGCCGACAAGGGATTTTACAGCAAGAAAAACGTCGCTGACCTCAAAACTGCCTCCATTCATTTCATTATCCCACTATACAGAAATAATAATCTCATAGATTATGAACCGCTACAGCAAGCCAATTTTAAAAAAGGTATAAAGAATTATTTCACCTATCAGAAGAGGGTGGTCTGGTATTATGAATATGAAAAAGAAGGACTGATGCTAACTACTTACCTTGACGAGCGCCTTAGAGTAGAAGAAGAAGCTGATTTCCTTACCCGTACTCAAACACATCCTGATAAGTATAAAGAAGTTGATTTCTTTGAACGGGTTGACCGTTTTGGAACACTTACACTCACGAATCACCTGCCTGAAGCGGTGTCCGCACAAATGTTATATGAAACCTACAAACAGCGCAATGAAATAGAAGTCATGTTTGACGCCTACAAGCACTTCCTGCTTGCAGACAAAACCTACATGCAGAACCGATATGTGCTGGAAGGATGGTTAATGGCAAATTTTATAGCCATGATCGCATACTACAGGTTGTATACACGACTAAAAACAGCAAACAAACTTTCAAAATATGCACCAAAGGACATAGTAGAAATATCAAAAAGCATCTACCAAACTAAAATCCGAAACACCTGGGTAAGATCCGAAATAACAAAAAAGACAAAAGACCTCTTTAAATCTATTGACATAGACTACCTAAATTAG
- a CDS encoding SusC/RagA family TonB-linked outer membrane protein: MKLIILILTAAIIQVSAASYAQRVTLNLEKAPLAQVFKEIRKQTGIDFFYTDDLLSQSKPVSVHIKDAELKDALARCLNKQALSFTIENNIIVIHSRQPQDLPAEKAPPRIVTGKVVDEQNMFLPGVTIKVKGNPRYTVITNEKGEFVITVPDDNAILQVSYIGFTSIELPVSAMKKSAVISMKPDINNLDQVQVIAYGTTTKRLNTGDVTTITGAEIEKNPVSNVLEAMQGKVPGLFIQQATGQPGGAFSLRLRDAANFSSANGAPAPLVVVDGVTYPGAKLPMENNTLYGTGNFIQGGNGLNFLNPNDIESISVLKDADATSLYGASGAYGVVLITTKKAKPGPATLTVNIYNGVSLLGQTVQPMNTDQYLMLRREALKNDGTPVGASDKDLNGTFPTNRNVDFKKELLGGLAQTGNLNLTYGGGTLNSSYLVGGSLRNNGNIQRHKGSNIDGSLRFSINTNSADNKFSYNIAGTYLSNVNTMVPYDFSRLMSLTPPNAPDPFLPDGSVNWDSNIVNFTGDFNRTYRAVTNNLLANTSLIYRPVKGLSLRANVGYNNISGEELMGYPTTTMPPSTANAAASTHSIFHHYQVRNITIEPYAEYASTFFNKGDFSFKLGGKIDNNLNTVDEISGTGFASDALLSNPSAGTNITTTYGRTPYRDLGAYAIMKLVWNQKYIVNLNGRRDGSTRFGPNKKFGNFGSVAAAWIFSEEDLIKNNLRFLSYGKIRASTGILGGDAINDFAYLSKYTASSGTYAGKTILNPSGLANPELSWEHNKNKEIGIELGFLKDRIYVEGNYYRNIASNQLINIPLSAVTGVGSYPVNTDAVIRTSGWEMSLSTNNIRTKSLSWTTRFNMSIPTSKLLKLPTYYSLGPNYIIDKPVTGTLLYNFAGVNPQTGNPSYTNAKGITADDPSLGSADKTEFRDLSPKYYGGFQNTVTYKQLSLDFSFTFTSRLSLNAVAQNGFPVGYNGVNGGTVWLNRWQNPGDITTVPKVSATITNLLNFSQVYTNSTAAYSNATYARLQNASLRYNFAGNMLSKMHVKALSVYAQGQNLLTISNLGGLDPENLSITVIPPMRVITAGLNVSF; this comes from the coding sequence ATGAAATTGATAATACTGATACTCACCGCGGCCATTATTCAGGTAAGTGCTGCAAGTTATGCCCAGCGCGTTACCCTTAACCTGGAAAAAGCACCGCTTGCACAGGTTTTTAAAGAGATCAGAAAGCAAACCGGCATCGACTTTTTTTATACTGACGACCTGCTATCGCAGTCGAAGCCTGTTAGCGTCCATATTAAAGATGCCGAACTTAAAGACGCGCTTGCCAGGTGCCTTAACAAGCAAGCCTTAAGCTTTACTATCGAAAACAATATTATTGTTATTCATTCCAGGCAGCCGCAGGATTTACCGGCAGAAAAAGCTCCGCCGCGGATAGTTACAGGTAAAGTTGTTGATGAACAGAACATGTTTTTACCGGGTGTAACCATTAAAGTAAAAGGCAATCCGCGTTATACAGTAATCACTAACGAAAAGGGAGAGTTTGTTATTACAGTGCCGGATGATAATGCAATATTACAGGTATCTTATATCGGTTTCACCAGCATTGAACTTCCTGTGAGTGCAATGAAAAAGTCGGCGGTTATTTCGATGAAACCCGACATCAACAACCTGGACCAGGTACAGGTAATTGCCTACGGAACCACCACCAAACGTCTTAATACCGGCGATGTAACTACCATAACAGGCGCTGAGATTGAAAAGAACCCGGTGAGTAACGTGCTGGAGGCTATGCAGGGCAAAGTACCCGGCTTGTTTATACAGCAAGCTACCGGCCAGCCCGGAGGCGCATTCTCTTTAAGGCTGCGCGATGCCGCTAACTTTAGCAGCGCCAATGGAGCTCCTGCTCCGCTGGTAGTAGTTGATGGTGTAACTTATCCAGGCGCAAAACTACCGATGGAAAACAACACGCTATATGGCACGGGCAATTTTATACAGGGTGGCAACGGTCTTAACTTTTTAAACCCTAATGATATAGAAAGCATCAGTGTACTGAAAGATGCGGACGCCACTTCGTTATACGGCGCCTCAGGTGCCTATGGCGTGGTGCTGATCACCACAAAAAAAGCCAAGCCCGGCCCTGCTACCTTAACGGTTAATATCTACAATGGGGTATCCTTGCTGGGTCAGACAGTGCAGCCGATGAACACAGATCAATACCTGATGCTGAGAAGGGAGGCGTTAAAGAATGACGGAACTCCGGTTGGCGCAAGCGACAAAGATTTAAACGGCACCTTCCCTACCAACCGTAACGTTGATTTTAAAAAGGAACTGCTGGGCGGCCTGGCACAAACCGGCAACCTTAACCTCACCTATGGTGGCGGTACGTTAAATAGCAGCTACCTGGTTGGCGGCAGTTTACGCAACAACGGGAATATTCAACGGCACAAGGGCTCAAATATTGACGGATCGTTAAGGTTTTCGATTAATACTAACAGTGCCGATAATAAGTTCAGCTATAACATTGCAGGTACCTACCTTTCTAACGTGAATACGATGGTTCCTTATGATTTCAGCAGGCTGATGTCGTTGACGCCGCCTAATGCGCCCGACCCGTTTTTACCTGACGGCAGCGTAAATTGGGATAGCAATATTGTAAACTTTACGGGCGATTTTAACCGCACCTACAGGGCGGTAACCAATAACCTCTTGGCCAATACCAGCCTGATATACCGGCCTGTTAAGGGCTTATCACTGCGCGCCAACGTGGGCTATAACAACATCAGCGGCGAGGAACTGATGGGTTATCCTACTACAACCATGCCGCCATCAACAGCCAACGCGGCCGCCTCAACACACAGCATTTTCCACCACTACCAGGTTCGTAATATCACCATAGAACCTTATGCCGAATATGCCAGCACTTTTTTTAACAAAGGCGATTTTAGTTTTAAACTGGGTGGCAAAATTGATAATAACCTGAATACCGTAGATGAAATATCAGGTACGGGCTTTGCTTCCGATGCTTTGCTCAGTAATCCTTCCGCGGGCACTAACATCACCACAACCTATGGCAGGACCCCTTATCGCGATCTGGGCGCATACGCCATCATGAAGCTGGTTTGGAATCAAAAGTACATCGTCAACTTAAACGGAAGGCGCGATGGGTCCACCCGCTTTGGCCCCAACAAGAAATTCGGGAATTTCGGTTCGGTAGCCGCCGCCTGGATATTTAGCGAGGAAGATCTTATTAAAAACAACCTCCGCTTTTTAAGTTATGGTAAGATACGCGCCAGCACAGGTATATTAGGTGGCGATGCCATAAACGATTTTGCCTATCTAAGCAAATATACGGCGTCCTCGGGTACTTACGCGGGTAAAACCATTTTAAACCCATCCGGGCTGGCCAATCCCGAATTGAGCTGGGAACATAACAAAAATAAGGAAATAGGCATTGAACTGGGCTTTCTGAAAGACAGAATTTATGTTGAGGGCAATTACTACCGTAATATTGCAAGCAATCAGCTCATCAACATTCCCCTGTCCGCCGTTACCGGGGTGGGCAGCTATCCCGTAAATACTGATGCGGTTATCCGCACCAGCGGCTGGGAGATGAGCTTAAGCACCAACAATATCAGGACCAAAAGCTTAAGCTGGACAACACGCTTCAATATGTCTATCCCAACAAGCAAACTGCTTAAACTGCCTACTTATTATTCGTTAGGGCCTAATTACATTATTGATAAACCCGTTACGGGCACTTTGCTATATAATTTTGCCGGCGTAAACCCGCAAACCGGTAATCCCTCCTATACCAATGCAAAAGGAATTACCGCAGATGATCCGAGCTTGGGTAGTGCAGATAAAACAGAATTCAGGGATCTTTCGCCCAAGTACTATGGTGGTTTTCAAAATACCGTCACTTACAAACAACTTTCGCTGGATTTCTCCTTTACTTTCACCAGTCGTTTGTCACTCAACGCGGTAGCCCAAAATGGCTTCCCGGTAGGTTACAACGGCGTTAACGGCGGTACGGTTTGGCTTAACCGCTGGCAAAACCCGGGCGATATAACCACTGTACCTAAAGTTAGCGCAACCATAACCAATCTGCTGAATTTTTCGCAGGTCTACACTAACAGCACGGCTGCTTACAGCAATGCTACTTACGCCAGGCTGCAAAATGCCAGCCTCAGGTATAACTTTGCAGGCAATATGCTTTCTAAAATGCATGTAAAGGCGTTGTCAGTTTATGCACAGGGCCAGAACCTGTTAACCATCTCCAACCTGGGCGGCCTTGATCCTGAAAATCTAAGTATCACCGTTATTCCACCTATGCGCGTAATTACCGCGGGGTTAAACGTCTCTTTTTAA
- a CDS encoding FecR family protein, with product MDNSFKELLHKYNSGTCTPQEQAIIEAWYQQMEAADLAPVTEEQLNNIAGLKLVIPGNAKVRRLSAWLSAAAAVILMAGAASYFLYKAAPHVQQTVKLHNDALPGSNKAVLTLANGHKIFLGGVQNGPIAHQGEAVVEKKADGELSYKTDEPAPARVNMPTVFNSVSTPRGGQHHLILSDGTGVWLNASSSIKYPTVFNGPERRIEITGEAYFEVAHNADKPFKVTCGEQTVEVLGTHFNINAYADEPLINTTLLQGLVRVSAGTNMALLKPGEQSLVSSANNIKVTQADVEAAVDWKEGDFVFKSQTLPAIMRKLARWYDVDINYGSYSNSKLTFSGVVSRSRNLSAVLKMLESSATVKFTVHDKVLTIVNK from the coding sequence ATGGATAATTCGTTTAAAGAGTTACTGCATAAATACAATTCGGGTACCTGTACGCCTCAGGAACAGGCCATAATTGAAGCCTGGTACCAGCAAATGGAAGCTGCCGACCTTGCGCCGGTTACCGAAGAACAGCTGAACAACATAGCCGGGCTTAAACTGGTAATACCGGGCAACGCAAAAGTGCGGCGCTTAAGCGCATGGTTATCTGCTGCGGCAGCTGTTATCCTGATGGCAGGCGCGGCTTCATATTTTTTATATAAGGCTGCTCCTCATGTGCAACAAACGGTAAAGCTGCATAACGATGCGCTTCCGGGTTCAAACAAAGCGGTACTTACGCTGGCTAACGGCCATAAGATATTTTTAGGGGGCGTGCAAAACGGACCGATAGCCCACCAGGGTGAAGCGGTGGTAGAAAAAAAGGCCGACGGCGAACTGAGCTATAAAACAGACGAACCTGCTCCGGCACGGGTCAATATGCCTACTGTTTTTAACAGCGTAAGTACGCCGCGCGGAGGTCAGCATCACCTGATACTCTCTGATGGTACCGGCGTATGGCTCAATGCTTCCTCATCCATCAAGTATCCAACTGTTTTTAACGGCCCTGAACGCAGGATTGAAATTACCGGGGAGGCGTACTTTGAAGTTGCCCACAACGCGGATAAACCTTTTAAGGTAACGTGCGGGGAACAAACGGTTGAGGTACTGGGTACGCATTTCAACATTAATGCCTATGCGGACGAACCATTAATCAATACCACACTGCTGCAAGGCTTGGTGCGCGTTAGCGCCGGTACAAATATGGCTTTACTTAAACCCGGTGAGCAGTCGCTGGTAAGTTCAGCAAACAACATCAAGGTTACACAGGCCGATGTAGAGGCTGCTGTGGATTGGAAGGAAGGAGATTTTGTATTTAAAAGCCAAACCCTGCCGGCCATCATGCGCAAACTTGCCCGCTGGTACGATGTGGATATCAATTACGGCAGCTACAGCAACAGCAAGCTTACTTTTAGCGGCGTAGTGTCCCGTTCGCGCAATTTATCTGCGGTGTTAAAAATGCTCGAATCAAGCGCTACAGTAAAGTTTACGGTGCATGATAAAGTTTTAACCATCGTTAACAAATAA